In the genome of Phycisphaerae bacterium RAS1, one region contains:
- a CDS encoding lipoprotein NlpI, which yields MRKNLLRRTFTPVALVAGTSACLGVFGCQNAQTVSRPGELPQDAARKSDAAPRLNASTYFAHGHLIERQGDLKGAAEQYRKALEISPKFLSARNRLGMVLNALGQHAEASAEFRHAVADNANQAHLHNNLGFSLLLEGDYEGARAALGRALELNPGFRRARMNHALALAHLGHDEEALAEFLQVVPPADANFNLATMQASKGRYAEAARSLEAALQANPEFEAARLKLREVARLAAETPPPQIAAESDAPAGEADESVQAVPAEESPAEVVAEPSAEMGAVDPASPASPTGATETTEVAEAAARTAAVEPSSETHAEKAPEPLETPVDDTTAVEQAGAASPANDGVAEISTATDVPATEAVAAVAPADEAASALTTATLAQVGAELAANPAPPAIPDPCEGEITDVDDVWADAFVDPYLVEIVDWLAEANVEPDADCGSSDAAAEPARADEEPALALPTVEETFATAGDEYAALEVASYVEEALSDGLVRIREFGFAVGPEFTFVADSEVVGPIPLAQADELDSAVEPAELAADGAAIENPGAGGASEAELHALLADLAAAAMSELSEWWEQLMCEMDERLGSSN from the coding sequence GTGCGGAAAAATCTGCTGCGCCGGACGTTCACGCCGGTCGCTCTGGTCGCGGGCACGTCGGCGTGCCTGGGCGTGTTCGGATGCCAGAATGCTCAAACGGTGTCGCGGCCGGGTGAGCTGCCGCAGGACGCGGCCCGCAAGAGCGACGCGGCGCCGCGCCTGAATGCGTCGACCTATTTCGCGCACGGCCATCTGATCGAGCGGCAGGGCGACCTGAAGGGGGCCGCGGAGCAGTACCGCAAGGCGCTCGAAATCTCGCCGAAGTTTCTCTCCGCGCGCAACCGGCTGGGCATGGTGCTGAACGCGCTCGGGCAGCACGCCGAGGCCTCGGCCGAATTCCGCCACGCGGTCGCGGACAACGCCAACCAGGCGCATCTGCATAACAACCTGGGTTTCAGCCTGCTTCTGGAAGGCGACTACGAAGGCGCCCGCGCGGCCCTTGGGCGGGCGCTCGAGCTGAATCCGGGCTTCCGCCGGGCGCGAATGAATCACGCACTGGCGCTGGCGCACCTCGGCCACGATGAGGAAGCTCTCGCGGAGTTCCTGCAGGTCGTCCCGCCGGCTGATGCGAATTTCAACCTCGCCACGATGCAGGCGTCCAAGGGCCGATACGCCGAAGCCGCCCGCTCGCTCGAAGCTGCGCTACAGGCCAATCCCGAGTTTGAGGCGGCGCGGCTGAAGCTACGTGAAGTGGCGCGGTTGGCCGCCGAGACGCCGCCGCCGCAGATCGCGGCGGAAAGCGACGCACCGGCCGGCGAGGCAGACGAGTCCGTTCAGGCAGTGCCGGCTGAAGAGTCGCCGGCAGAGGTGGTCGCTGAGCCGTCCGCCGAGATGGGCGCCGTCGATCCGGCGAGTCCGGCATCGCCAACCGGTGCGACCGAAACGACCGAAGTCGCAGAAGCGGCGGCTCGGACCGCCGCGGTTGAGCCCTCGAGCGAAACGCACGCTGAAAAAGCGCCCGAGCCGTTGGAAACGCCGGTAGACGACACGACGGCGGTTGAGCAGGCAGGGGCAGCTTCGCCGGCCAATGACGGCGTCGCCGAAATCTCGACCGCCACGGACGTACCCGCAACCGAAGCGGTCGCCGCCGTTGCTCCGGCCGACGAGGCTGCGTCCGCGCTGACCACAGCAACGTTGGCTCAGGTTGGCGCCGAACTCGCGGCGAATCCTGCGCCGCCCGCGATTCCCGATCCGTGCGAAGGCGAAATTACGGATGTGGACGACGTGTGGGCCGATGCCTTCGTTGATCCATACCTCGTCGAAATCGTGGACTGGCTGGCCGAGGCGAATGTCGAACCTGACGCCGATTGCGGTTCGTCGGATGCCGCGGCAGAACCCGCTCGCGCCGACGAGGAGCCGGCCTTGGCGCTTCCGACAGTGGAGGAGACGTTCGCAACTGCCGGGGATGAGTATGCGGCGTTGGAAGTCGCGAGCTACGTTGAAGAGGCGCTGTCCGACGGCCTGGTGCGCATTCGCGAGTTCGGGTTCGCCGTTGGGCCCGAGTTCACTTTCGTCGCGGACTCAGAGGTCGTGGGTCCGATTCCTCTTGCGCAGGCCGACGAACTCGATTCCGCCGTTGAACCGGCGGAGCTGGCCGCGGATGGCGCGGCGATTGAGAACCCGGGAGCCGGGGGTGCGAGCGAAGCGGAATTGCACGCGCTTCTGGCTGACCTGGCCGCGGCGGCGATGAGCGAGCTGTCGGAGTGGTGGGAGCAGTTGATGTGCGAGATGGATGAACGCCTGGGCTCGTCGAATTGA
- the phoR_5 gene encoding Alkaline phosphatase synthesis sensor protein PhoR gives MRRTGETAMLAASAGVGLVLTGVTIWAVAAQNDAIQEREWSDVRNSAQQAAIDRRAAFERDLERSFQDASRAFAAGGANGLDAWMAEESGWPLAFTELFPGIPWGVYPLEDAHAETRPSGAVLVGPQARALAAAARLRHAEERLREAVIRARWATSAPPPAQPQLSWISIDGPTRVLIAMYTLGGNVPIALVAPSDFIIARYWFAVDVEPVWDVHVGGPPDDTLLLTTLRSPFQGAYLVASKYTLSRQEELRQRRAGFLALTVTGMAAGWSLVSWMLVRAVRRQRELVSLQQRFVADVSHELKTPLALIRLLAETLQAQRIRDPHRAQEYLETITRESERLTVLLDSILDFSRIERGMKQYSFSDCDVGMVARQAWTLFAPQFASSGFNSRVDIEDNLPVIHADGQALQQVLVNLLQNAYRYGAEGKYVRLNVRREGFLVVMTVEDHGIGMTNDQLRELGASFYRAPDPRVRRTRGTGLGLTIVNHIVTAHGGKLEVQSREGAGSAFTVWLPLDPRRQP, from the coding sequence ATGAGGCGCACCGGCGAAACAGCGATGCTGGCGGCGTCGGCAGGCGTGGGCCTGGTGCTCACGGGCGTGACGATCTGGGCGGTGGCCGCCCAGAACGACGCCATCCAGGAGCGGGAATGGAGCGACGTGCGCAACTCGGCTCAGCAGGCGGCCATCGACCGGCGGGCCGCGTTCGAGCGCGACCTGGAACGCTCCTTTCAGGATGCGTCGCGGGCGTTCGCAGCCGGTGGCGCCAACGGACTGGATGCATGGATGGCCGAGGAGTCAGGCTGGCCGCTGGCCTTTACCGAGCTCTTTCCCGGCATCCCATGGGGCGTGTATCCCCTGGAGGACGCCCACGCCGAGACGCGGCCGAGCGGCGCGGTCCTGGTCGGCCCGCAGGCGCGCGCCCTGGCCGCCGCCGCGCGACTTCGCCACGCGGAGGAGCGTCTGCGCGAGGCCGTCATCCGCGCCCGCTGGGCCACCAGCGCCCCGCCGCCCGCGCAGCCGCAGCTTTCCTGGATTTCGATCGACGGGCCGACGCGCGTGCTGATCGCGATGTACACGCTGGGCGGCAACGTGCCGATCGCGCTCGTGGCGCCGTCCGATTTCATCATCGCTCGTTACTGGTTTGCTGTGGACGTCGAGCCGGTCTGGGATGTGCACGTCGGCGGCCCGCCGGACGACACCCTGCTGCTCACGACGCTGCGCAGCCCCTTTCAGGGCGCCTACCTGGTCGCCAGCAAGTACACGCTCAGCCGCCAGGAGGAGCTGCGGCAGCGCCGCGCGGGCTTCCTGGCCCTCACCGTCACCGGAATGGCCGCCGGCTGGTCGCTGGTCTCCTGGATGCTGGTGCGGGCCGTGCGGCGGCAGCGCGAGCTGGTCAGTCTTCAGCAGCGCTTCGTGGCCGACGTGAGCCACGAGCTGAAAACGCCCCTGGCGCTCATCCGCTTGCTGGCCGAGACGCTTCAGGCGCAGCGCATCCGCGATCCCCACCGCGCCCAGGAATACCTGGAGACCATCACGCGCGAGAGCGAGCGGCTCACCGTTCTGCTCGACAGCATTCTTGACTTCAGCCGCATCGAGCGCGGCATGAAGCAGTACAGTTTCAGCGACTGCGACGTGGGCATGGTGGCGCGGCAGGCGTGGACGCTCTTTGCGCCGCAGTTCGCGTCCAGCGGGTTCAATTCGCGGGTCGACATTGAGGACAACCTGCCCGTCATCCACGCCGACGGCCAGGCGCTCCAGCAGGTGCTGGTCAACCTGCTGCAAAACGCCTATCGCTACGGGGCCGAAGGCAAGTACGTCCGCCTCAACGTCCGCCGCGAGGGGTTCCTGGTCGTGATGACGGTCGAGGACCACGGCATCGGCATGACCAACGACCAACTGCGCGAGCTGGGCGCGAGTTTCTATCGCGCCCCCGACCCGCGCGTCCGCCGCACGCGCGGCACCGGGCTGGGACTGACGATCGTGAATCACATCGTGACGGCCCACGGCGGAAAGCTGGAAGTGCAGTCGCGCGAGGGGGCCGGCAGCGCCTTCACCGTCTGGCTGCCGCTCGATCCGCGCCGGCAACCGTAA
- a CDS encoding Competence protein A yields the protein MPRIPRRVLCLDWDKRSLRMVVARPGAKRVELEDAHSHRLPAGVNPDDPAAMGEFVQQMLKKHRWHHRLVIVDVPRDKATINRLMLPPTPEKELAAAVRFQAMKELPFPLDDAEIDFVIMQRNDDGLVGEVLLAAVLKTTLNRLRETCSAAGLEPLRIGLRPYANLMSVQQFADTADKRVLFVDVGPAMTEIDIMRGGLLAFSRAANVNIPEPGPEISLHEDSRMFTPADLARGDEAVSAAVADLLTEMARTMQAYRATEPNAVIEHIMIAGGTGAEPQLLEAVEKRFGLSCGFFDPTEALGVPKTDGTKLRSFASSLGLAWGLRKAAGFEIDFLNPKRPAPPGHDLRQRLRVGGLAAAMVAVVVLGSGVTLYARKARALSAVNGELADLSRALREKLVIDNRVQELREWSQWPVWSDYLLHVTKQAVDPGKKMLADGIDASGEQWSLKLRNTAFIEYATFQEFRKNLDNMRLDDSQHVFWVPTPTWTGTKQPDAEFKGSSDITLMLRDPGVKWTDIQQERARARARRLKEF from the coding sequence TTGCCCCGCATCCCCCGACGCGTGCTGTGCCTCGACTGGGACAAGCGCTCGCTGCGCATGGTCGTGGCGCGACCCGGCGCCAAGCGCGTCGAATTGGAGGATGCGCATTCACATCGCCTGCCGGCCGGGGTGAACCCGGATGATCCGGCCGCCATGGGCGAGTTCGTTCAGCAGATGCTCAAGAAGCATCGCTGGCATCATCGCCTCGTCATCGTTGACGTCCCGCGCGACAAGGCCACCATCAACCGCCTGATGCTTCCGCCCACGCCGGAGAAGGAACTGGCGGCGGCGGTTCGCTTCCAGGCGATGAAAGAGCTGCCTTTCCCGCTCGACGACGCCGAGATCGACTTCGTCATCATGCAGCGCAACGACGACGGGCTGGTGGGCGAGGTCTTGCTGGCGGCCGTGCTGAAGACGACGCTCAACCGGCTGCGCGAGACGTGCTCGGCCGCCGGTTTGGAGCCGCTGCGGATCGGCCTGCGGCCTTACGCGAACCTGATGAGCGTGCAGCAGTTCGCGGACACGGCCGACAAGCGCGTGCTGTTCGTGGACGTTGGTCCGGCCATGACCGAGATCGACATCATGCGCGGCGGGCTGCTGGCGTTCTCGCGGGCGGCCAACGTGAACATCCCCGAGCCGGGGCCGGAAATCAGCCTGCACGAAGACTCGCGCATGTTCACGCCGGCCGACCTGGCCCGCGGCGACGAGGCCGTCAGCGCCGCAGTGGCTGACCTGCTGACCGAGATGGCGCGCACCATGCAGGCCTATCGCGCCACGGAGCCGAACGCGGTCATCGAGCACATCATGATCGCCGGCGGCACGGGGGCCGAGCCGCAACTGCTGGAAGCGGTCGAGAAGCGTTTTGGCTTGTCTTGCGGCTTTTTCGACCCGACCGAGGCGCTGGGCGTGCCCAAGACCGACGGGACCAAGCTCCGCTCGTTCGCCTCGTCGCTGGGGCTGGCGTGGGGATTACGAAAGGCCGCCGGCTTCGAAATCGACTTTCTGAATCCCAAGCGGCCTGCGCCGCCGGGGCACGACCTGCGGCAGCGGCTGCGCGTCGGCGGTCTGGCGGCGGCGATGGTGGCGGTGGTCGTGCTGGGCTCGGGCGTGACGCTGTATGCCCGCAAGGCCCGCGCGCTGTCCGCCGTGAACGGCGAGCTGGCCGACCTGAGCCGCGCGCTGCGCGAGAAGCTGGTGATTGACAACCGCGTTCAGGAGCTTCGCGAGTGGTCGCAATGGCCGGTCTGGAGCGACTACCTGCTGCACGTCACCAAGCAGGCCGTCGACCCGGGCAAGAAAATGCTCGCAGACGGGATTGACGCCAGCGGCGAGCAGTGGTCGCTGAAGCTGCGCAACACGGCGTTCATCGAGTACGCGACGTTCCAGGAGTTTCGGAAAAACCTGGACAACATGCGGCTGGACGACAGCCAGCACGTGTTCTGGGTGCCGACGCCGACCTGGACGGGGACGAAGCAGCCGGACGCAGAATTCAAGGGCAGCTCGGACATCACACTGATGCTGCGTGATCCGGGAGTGAAATGGACTGACATCCAGCAGGAGCGGGCGCGGGCCCGCGCCCGACGGCTGAAGGAGTTCTAG
- a CDS encoding General secretion pathway protein K has translation MRRSQRPSAPQSLRAIRVGRASRPSLRLPERARCPFHPKWGTGVSPVPAASGTGKMPVPPEEVLRLNEALRRALILPVVLVLIGLLALTMAGFVYFIRAEVTGTRAFADGQQARLAAESGLEQVIALMRNERLNFKAWSDNTAALRHGLVWSERFKIEEDPIRERKGARAEYLAESKSLAPAWRFSVVAEGVSGVPDTMRYGVTPESGKLNINVARDEQIAMLLTPLLLNLQLENPQELINALLDWRDDNADVRDGGAESEYYNTLKPPYNAKNGPFDTVEELLLVKGYTAAVLWGEDINRNGILDPNENDGDASEPLHDNGDGVLNRGIAPYLTIWSREPDTAADNKQRINLNADAGVIAAMIAQQIPDGQLSQATVAYIMQQKQSGVNFQQLGSPAALYTFGAATAPGSDQNPGGGAAADDDAKADANRQSRDPQPRPGATGARPGSRTPGAQPGAKPPDGQPDDKPPDDQPPGLPPVAVPGGAAPDAEPSAAPNPDADPEGQGGRRRGGGAPTQLTNSPATLEEMSVIMDRFSCLNPQVAQNGVYGLININSAPLEVLAVIPGMTPEAAAGIIGGRAALDPLVMNNTAWPLTQGLVDPATFRAIAPYITTKAVQVHVEAVGYADHVKTTRRMEWIIEMIGPVAQIKYQRDLTSLGMAWPIDDDSALVTTSR, from the coding sequence ATGAGACGCAGCCAGCGCCCGTCAGCCCCACAGAGCCTGAGAGCAATTCGGGTGGGACGGGCGTCTCGCCCGTCCTTGCGGTTGCCAGAACGGGCAAGATGCCCATTCCACCCCAAGTGGGGGACGGGCGTCTCGCCCGTCCCGGCCGCATCTGGAACGGGCAAGATGCCCGTTCCACCCGAAGAAGTTCTCAGGCTCAACGAAGCTCTGAGGCGCGCGCTCATTCTCCCCGTCGTTCTCGTGCTCATCGGCCTCTTGGCGCTGACGATGGCCGGGTTTGTCTACTTCATCCGGGCCGAGGTCACCGGCACGCGGGCCTTTGCCGACGGCCAGCAGGCGAGGTTGGCCGCCGAATCCGGACTTGAGCAGGTCATCGCCCTGATGCGGAACGAGCGGCTGAATTTCAAGGCGTGGTCCGACAACACGGCCGCCCTGCGGCACGGGCTGGTCTGGAGCGAGCGCTTCAAGATCGAGGAAGACCCGATCCGCGAGCGGAAGGGCGCCCGGGCCGAGTATCTGGCCGAATCCAAGTCGCTCGCGCCCGCCTGGCGCTTCAGCGTCGTCGCCGAGGGGGTGAGCGGCGTCCCGGACACCATGCGTTACGGCGTCACGCCGGAGTCGGGCAAGCTGAATATCAACGTCGCCCGCGACGAGCAGATCGCGATGCTGCTGACGCCGCTGCTTTTGAACCTCCAGCTCGAGAACCCGCAGGAGTTGATCAACGCGCTGCTTGACTGGCGCGATGACAACGCCGACGTCCGCGACGGCGGCGCGGAGAGCGAGTACTACAACACGCTCAAGCCTCCGTACAACGCGAAGAACGGGCCTTTTGACACGGTTGAAGAGTTGCTGCTGGTGAAGGGGTACACGGCGGCGGTGCTCTGGGGCGAGGACATCAACCGCAACGGAATTCTCGACCCTAACGAAAACGACGGCGATGCGTCGGAACCGCTTCACGACAACGGCGACGGCGTCCTGAACCGCGGCATTGCGCCCTACCTCACGATCTGGTCGCGCGAGCCGGACACGGCGGCGGACAACAAGCAGCGGATCAACCTCAACGCGGACGCGGGCGTCATCGCGGCGATGATCGCGCAGCAGATTCCTGACGGGCAGCTCAGCCAGGCCACCGTCGCGTACATCATGCAGCAGAAGCAGTCGGGCGTGAATTTTCAACAACTCGGCAGCCCGGCGGCGCTCTACACGTTCGGTGCGGCGACAGCGCCGGGCTCGGACCAGAATCCGGGCGGTGGGGCTGCCGCCGATGACGACGCCAAGGCGGACGCCAATCGGCAATCGCGCGACCCGCAACCGCGTCCGGGCGCGACCGGCGCGCGGCCCGGGTCGCGGACGCCCGGCGCGCAGCCCGGCGCAAAGCCCCCCGACGGGCAACCGGACGACAAACCGCCCGATGACCAGCCTCCAGGCTTGCCCCCCGTGGCGGTGCCGGGCGGCGCCGCGCCGGACGCCGAGCCGTCCGCAGCCCCGAATCCGGACGCCGACCCCGAGGGACAAGGCGGCCGGCGCCGCGGCGGCGGCGCCCCGACGCAGCTCACGAACAGTCCGGCAACTCTCGAAGAGATGTCGGTCATCATGGACCGCTTCAGTTGCCTGAACCCGCAAGTCGCCCAGAACGGCGTGTATGGACTGATCAATATCAATAGCGCCCCGCTCGAGGTGCTCGCGGTCATCCCGGGCATGACGCCGGAAGCCGCCGCCGGGATCATCGGCGGTCGGGCGGCGCTGGACCCGCTGGTGATGAACAACACCGCCTGGCCTCTGACGCAGGGATTAGTGGACCCTGCCACCTTCCGGGCCATTGCCCCGTATATTACGACGAAGGCCGTGCAGGTCCACGTGGAGGCGGTCGGATACGCCGACCACGTAAAGACCACCCGGCGGATGGAGTGGATTATCGAGATGATCGGCCCGGTGGCGCAGATCAAGTATCAGCGCGACCTGACGTCGCTGGGTATGGCGTGGCCGATCGACGATGATTCGGCGCTGGTGACGACGTCGCGATGA
- the xcpT_5 gene encoding Type II secretion system protein G precursor: MKRIVRRRHAGRRGFTLLEIIMVVAILGVLIAIVAGQFGGQTEVVKKDLTKAAIKTIAQKLELFKAQVGRYPTSEEGLAILLNKPSDERLAARWGGPYLTVDQVKDPWQHDYKYECPGQYNRDSFDLSSPGNNGNFGDEDDKGLCNWTTS, translated from the coding sequence ATGAAACGAATCGTGAGACGCAGGCACGCCGGGCGGCGCGGTTTTACGCTGCTCGAAATCATCATGGTGGTGGCGATTCTGGGCGTGCTGATCGCCATTGTCGCCGGGCAGTTCGGCGGGCAGACCGAGGTGGTCAAGAAGGACCTGACCAAAGCGGCGATCAAAACCATCGCGCAGAAGCTGGAGCTGTTCAAAGCGCAGGTCGGCCGCTATCCGACCAGCGAAGAGGGACTGGCGATCCTGCTCAATAAGCCGTCGGACGAGCGGCTCGCGGCGCGCTGGGGCGGACCGTACCTGACCGTCGATCAGGTGAAAGACCCCTGGCAGCATGACTACAAGTACGAATGCCCCGGCCAGTACAACCGCGACTCGTTCGACCTTTCCAGCCCCGGCAACAACGGCAACTTCGGCGACGAGGATGACAAGGGGCTGTGCAACTGGACGACGAGCTAG
- the epsF_3 gene encoding Type II secretion system protein F, whose product MATFTYRARNNSGAEIRGTLIADTTLAAARMLDERSLVPVELSELAAHKTSFFTGRARRLSLSKVGLLYEQLADLLRAGVPILRALNVLSKQSSSPALTRVLREVHDHVAGGDALADAMAKHPEGFPELHCSMVRAGEKGGFLEDVLTRLSEFVARQDQLRNKFIGALIYPAVLAMGGLGAVLVILLYVVPKIRKFLDKQELGWTTQLVFGVNDLLKNHALEVVGVLVVLLVAVTAYLQTAGGKLFKARLQLTFPGLGNIYTRVSLCRFCRIFGTMLANGIPILQALRISKDSTGNPLLTATIEEAAENVSGGESLVGPLSKSKFFPPAIVDMIAVAEESNTLEKVLIEVANTQEERTAHQIDLLVRLIEPLMLMVMGAVVMFIAVSLLLPILKLASTGLK is encoded by the coding sequence ATGGCGACGTTCACGTACAGGGCGCGCAACAACTCCGGCGCGGAGATTCGCGGCACGCTGATCGCCGACACGACGCTGGCGGCGGCACGGATGCTCGACGAACGCTCGCTGGTGCCGGTCGAGTTGAGCGAGCTGGCGGCGCATAAGACGTCGTTCTTCACGGGCAGAGCTCGCCGGCTGAGCCTGTCGAAGGTCGGACTGCTGTACGAGCAGCTCGCGGATTTGCTGCGGGCGGGAGTGCCAATCCTGCGGGCGCTCAACGTACTTTCGAAACAATCGTCATCGCCCGCACTGACGCGCGTGCTGCGCGAGGTGCACGACCACGTCGCCGGCGGCGACGCGCTGGCCGACGCGATGGCCAAACATCCGGAGGGCTTCCCGGAATTGCACTGCTCGATGGTCCGGGCCGGCGAAAAGGGCGGTTTTCTGGAAGACGTGCTGACGCGGCTCTCGGAGTTCGTCGCGCGCCAGGATCAGCTCCGTAACAAGTTCATCGGCGCCCTGATTTACCCCGCGGTGCTCGCGATGGGCGGGCTGGGCGCGGTACTGGTGATCCTGCTCTACGTGGTCCCGAAGATTCGGAAGTTTCTGGACAAGCAGGAGCTCGGCTGGACCACGCAACTGGTCTTCGGCGTGAATGACCTGCTGAAGAACCACGCTCTCGAAGTCGTCGGCGTGCTGGTGGTGCTCCTGGTCGCCGTCACGGCGTATCTGCAAACGGCGGGCGGAAAACTGTTCAAGGCCCGGCTGCAACTGACCTTTCCGGGGCTGGGGAACATCTATACGCGCGTTTCGCTTTGCCGCTTCTGCCGGATTTTCGGCACGATGCTGGCCAACGGCATTCCCATCCTTCAGGCGCTGCGGATTTCGAAGGATTCGACCGGCAATCCGCTGCTGACGGCTACGATCGAGGAGGCGGCTGAGAACGTCAGCGGCGGCGAGTCGCTGGTCGGCCCGCTGAGCAAGAGCAAGTTTTTTCCGCCGGCGATCGTGGATATGATCGCGGTCGCCGAGGAGAGCAATACTCTGGAAAAGGTGCTGATCGAAGTCGCGAACACGCAGGAAGAGCGGACGGCGCACCAGATCGATCTGCTGGTGCGGCTGATCGAGCCGCTGATGCTGATGGTGATGGGCGCGGTGGTGATGTTCATCGCCGTGTCGCTGCTGCTGCCGATTCTGAAGCTGGCCAGCACGGGTTTGAAGTAA
- the cshA gene encoding DEAD-box ATP-dependent RNA helicase CshA: MKQVRTPTQPKKKTPDRPASNPRPPRASKVTPAPPPQVPSAPPSPAPAPAGPGFAELGLSPALLGVLKRMGFLKPTDIQRELIPHALKRRDCLGQAKTGTGKTAAFALPMIELLQEAAGLQALVLVPTRELAAQVDENVQKFAADHPLRTALILGGKGMKQQISALRRGVEIVIGTPGRVLDLMGRKELDLSKIRLAVLDEVDRMLDIGFRDDIRRILRTIKHAHQTIFVSATLDDEIRTLARTFMHEPVEVNVSSDKLTVESVVQTYAPVEQNQKFDALVGFLKHENPTLAIVFTRTKHTARRVADRLRRLHFKCMEIHGDLMQSKREKVLASFRKQHINVLVATDLASRGLDVMEISHILNYDIPEDTASYVHRVGRTARMGNVGYAVTFVTSEQGELLTDVEKLINKELPRMDAPWVPAGPPVLKPPPLSQDAEGNERSGGPARLTEAAHRCNVLDSLGIKPVARTLGSRFRTARKFRR; the protein is encoded by the coding sequence ATGAAACAAGTCCGAACCCCGACTCAACCGAAGAAAAAGACCCCCGACCGTCCGGCGTCGAATCCACGCCCGCCCCGTGCGTCGAAAGTGACGCCAGCGCCGCCGCCGCAGGTTCCGTCAGCGCCGCCCTCACCCGCGCCCGCTCCGGCCGGACCCGGCTTCGCCGAACTCGGCCTCAGCCCCGCCTTGCTGGGCGTGCTGAAGCGCATGGGCTTCCTGAAGCCGACCGACATTCAGCGCGAGCTGATCCCCCACGCGCTCAAACGCCGCGACTGCCTCGGCCAGGCCAAAACCGGCACCGGCAAGACCGCCGCCTTCGCGCTGCCGATGATCGAGCTGCTCCAGGAAGCGGCCGGCTTGCAGGCGCTGGTGCTCGTCCCGACCCGCGAACTAGCGGCCCAGGTCGATGAGAACGTGCAGAAATTCGCTGCCGATCATCCGCTGCGCACCGCGCTGATCCTGGGCGGCAAGGGAATGAAACAGCAGATCAGCGCCCTGCGCCGCGGCGTCGAGATCGTCATCGGCACGCCTGGCCGCGTGCTCGATCTGATGGGCCGAAAAGAGCTCGACCTCTCGAAGATCCGCCTGGCCGTGCTCGACGAAGTCGATCGGATGCTCGACATCGGCTTCCGCGACGACATCCGCCGCATATTGCGGACCATCAAGCACGCGCATCAAACCATCTTCGTCTCGGCCACGCTCGATGATGAGATTCGCACTCTCGCCAGGACGTTCATGCATGAGCCGGTCGAGGTGAACGTCTCATCCGACAAGCTCACGGTCGAGAGCGTTGTTCAGACGTACGCGCCGGTCGAACAGAATCAGAAGTTCGACGCGCTGGTCGGCTTCCTGAAGCATGAAAACCCGACCCTCGCCATCGTCTTCACCCGCACCAAGCACACCGCGCGGCGCGTCGCGGATCGGCTGCGGCGCTTGCACTTCAAGTGCATGGAAATCCACGGCGACCTGATGCAGTCGAAGCGCGAGAAGGTGCTGGCCAGCTTCCGCAAGCAGCACATCAACGTGCTGGTGGCGACCGATCTTGCGTCGCGCGGCCTGGACGTCATGGAAATCTCGCACATCCTCAACTACGACATCCCCGAGGACACGGCCTCCTACGTGCATCGCGTCGGCCGCACCGCCCGAATGGGCAACGTCGGCTACGCGGTCACCTTTGTCACCAGCGAGCAGGGCGAGCTGCTCACCGATGTCGAGAAGCTGATCAACAAGGAGCTGCCGCGCATGGACGCGCCTTGGGTTCCGGCGGGTCCGCCCGTGTTGAAGCCTCCGCCGCTCAGCCAGGACGCCGAGGGGAACGAACGATCGGGCGGGCCGGCGCGTCTGACCGAGGCGGCCCACCGCTGCAACGTGCTCGATTCGCTGGGAATCAAGCCGGTGGCGCGCACACTCGGCAGCCGTTTTCGAACCGCGCGAAAATTCCGCCGCTAG
- the tadA_2 gene encoding tRNA-specific adenosine deaminase encodes MTPRSTQDEIDRRWMTQAIEEARKALASADVPVGAVVERDGQIIGRGFNQRELLQDPTAHAEMLALTAAAAHVGHWRLERCTLYVTLEPCVMCAGALVLGRLPRLVFGAGDPKAGACGSLFEITRDERLNHRVETVGGVLAEPCGELLRAFFRQRRAEGEK; translated from the coding sequence ATGACGCCGCGCAGCACACAAGACGAAATCGACCGGCGCTGGATGACGCAGGCGATCGAGGAAGCGCGCAAGGCGCTGGCTTCCGCCGACGTTCCGGTCGGGGCGGTCGTCGAACGGGACGGGCAAATCATCGGCCGCGGTTTCAACCAGCGTGAGCTGTTGCAGGACCCGACGGCGCACGCCGAAATGCTGGCGCTGACGGCGGCGGCGGCGCACGTGGGCCACTGGCGGCTGGAGCGCTGCACGCTCTACGTCACGCTGGAGCCGTGCGTGATGTGCGCGGGGGCCCTGGTGCTGGGGCGTCTGCCGCGGCTGGTTTTCGGCGCCGGCGATCCGAAGGCCGGCGCGTGCGGGTCGCTGTTTGAGATCACGCGCGACGAGCGCCTGAACCACCGGGTCGAGACAGTCGGTGGCGTGCTGGCGGAACCATGCGGCGAGTTGCTGCGGGCGTTCTTCAGGCAGCGGCGGGCGGAAGGGGAGAAGTGA